The proteins below come from a single Mucilaginibacter mali genomic window:
- a CDS encoding alpha-L-fucosidase, which produces MKRVLMIVLILATWVSVRAQDRAAWMQDARFGVMTHYLPDWLKQTENLSIDVKKWNELVDNFDVEGLADQVKSTGANYMIFTIGQNSGYYVSPNKTYDRIVGIKPGKCSHRDLIADLSDALHKRGLKFIVYLPSGAPNGDSVAKKALQWQNGAHPNKEFQHNWEQIIREWSLRWGTKVDGWWFDGCYWPNVMYRSESAPNFKSFAAAARTGNPNSAIGFNMGVMYRITSGTPYEDYIAGEINKDDQLSINKPYDGKIDGAQIHVLSFLGEKWGMGNPRFTTAQVIGYSQKLWDVKGAMTWDAPIQSNGHIYQPFINQLTEVGKALKK; this is translated from the coding sequence ATGAAAAGGGTTTTAATGATCGTCTTAATACTTGCCACATGGGTTTCGGTCCGGGCACAAGACCGTGCCGCATGGATGCAGGATGCCAGATTTGGTGTAATGACACATTACCTGCCCGATTGGCTGAAGCAGACCGAGAACCTGAGCATCGATGTAAAAAAATGGAACGAACTGGTTGATAATTTTGATGTAGAAGGATTGGCAGACCAGGTAAAGTCTACAGGAGCCAATTACATGATATTTACGATCGGGCAAAACTCGGGATACTATGTATCGCCTAATAAAACGTACGACCGGATAGTTGGCATTAAACCCGGCAAATGCTCGCACCGGGATCTTATCGCCGATCTGTCGGATGCTTTGCATAAACGTGGATTGAAGTTTATAGTATACCTGCCATCGGGTGCGCCAAATGGCGATTCGGTTGCGAAGAAAGCCCTGCAATGGCAAAATGGCGCGCACCCCAATAAAGAGTTCCAACACAATTGGGAGCAGATCATTCGCGAATGGTCGTTGCGCTGGGGCACAAAGGTAGATGGCTGGTGGTTTGACGGTTGTTACTGGCCTAATGTAATGTACAGGAGCGAATCGGCCCCTAATTTTAAAAGCTTTGCCGCAGCCGCCCGCACCGGGAACCCCAACAGCGCCATCGGTTTTAACATGGGCGTAATGTACCGTATTACCAGCGGTACACCATACGAGGATTATATAGCCGGCGAGATAAACAAAGATGACCAACTAAGCATCAACAAACCTTACGATGGTAAAATTGATGGCGCACAAATACATGTGCTTAGCTTTTTAGGCGAAAAGTGGGGCATGGGCAACCCTCGCTTCACAACAGCGCAGGTTATTGGCTACAGCCAAAAATTATGGGATGTAAAAGGGGCCATGACCTGGGATGCGCCTATCCAAAGCAACGGGCATATCTATCAGCCATTTATCAATCAATTAACCGAAGTGGGTAAAGCTTTAAAGAAATAA